Proteins encoded together in one Synechococcus sp. BL107 window:
- a CDS encoding ferredoxin-thioredoxin reductase catalytic domain-containing protein, producing MSDTAQEPTAESLEVIRKFAETYAKRTGTYFCAEPSVTSVVLKGLARHKDDLGGALCPCRHYEDKEAEVSQAFWNCPCVPMRERKECHCMLFLTEDNPFACPEKTQTITTETIQATAG from the coding sequence ATGTCCGACACCGCTCAAGAGCCGACAGCTGAAAGTCTTGAGGTCATCCGCAAATTCGCTGAGACCTACGCCAAGCGCACTGGTACTTACTTTTGTGCCGAGCCAAGTGTTACGTCAGTCGTCTTGAAGGGACTCGCTCGTCATAAGGACGACCTCGGTGGTGCTCTATGCCCGTGTCGTCATTACGAGGACAAAGAGGCTGAGGTTTCCCAAGCGTTTTGGAATTGCCCCTGTGTTCCGATGCGCGAGCGAAAAGAGTGCCATTGCATGTTGTTCCTGACGGAAGACAACCCTTTCGCATGCCCTGAGAAAACCCAGACCATCACGACAGAAACGATCCAAGCAACCGCAGGCTGA
- the sufR gene encoding iron-sulfur cluster biosynthesis transcriptional regulator SufR, with product MSASAQPSTRDAVLALLLERGEMDACDLAETQQISVQAMRRHLRALADDGLVASSTSSNGPGRPSNRWFLTEGGRERFPDGSGGFALGLLDSLRSSLPEDAFQELLKRQAEGKAQQYRLQLGDAPLENRLHQLARLRREEGYVTVCSLDEDGHSWNLQEAHCSVQRIAEEFPTICDQELLLIRRTVPDCQVERVHWRLEGGHTCGFRITPIEIP from the coding sequence ATGAGCGCTTCGGCCCAGCCCAGCACCCGCGACGCCGTGCTCGCCCTGCTCCTTGAGCGCGGCGAGATGGACGCCTGCGACCTCGCGGAAACGCAGCAGATTTCCGTGCAAGCGATGCGCCGCCATCTCCGCGCCCTCGCCGACGATGGACTCGTCGCCTCCAGCACGAGCTCCAACGGGCCTGGACGCCCCAGCAATCGCTGGTTTCTGACCGAAGGAGGACGCGAACGATTCCCCGATGGGAGCGGGGGGTTTGCCTTGGGGCTGCTCGATTCACTGCGGTCCAGCCTTCCGGAAGATGCGTTTCAAGAGCTCTTGAAACGCCAAGCGGAAGGGAAAGCACAGCAGTACCGCCTCCAACTCGGCGATGCTCCTCTTGAAAATCGACTCCATCAACTCGCTCGCCTACGTCGCGAAGAGGGCTATGTGACGGTCTGCAGCCTCGATGAAGACGGCCACAGCTGGAACCTCCAAGAGGCGCACTGCTCGGTTCAGCGCATTGCCGAAGAATTCCCGACCATCTGCGACCAGGAGCTTCTTCTCATCCGCCGTACCGTTCCGGACTGCCAAGTGGAACGGGTGCACTGGCGTCTCGAGGGCGGACACACCTGTGGTTTTCGGATTACGCCGATCGAAATCCCATGA
- a CDS encoding phycobiliprotein lyase, with amino-acid sequence MTLEIPDALSFFRLSCGRWMSQRSQHHLLHRRAEAGASFIVVEELFKGDERLADIATRNGEDVSRIVGGCWVRWSGSMAWDRAGESHEDQTMFGLIPSDDAGRQGLLLRDRGYAEKAPVAGQFRMDDENGLILTTDYEMMSSLERFWFAGPNLRLRTSTVQGLSNNASFCMETRQLDDSPAKTSRIAAAATELAPFGW; translated from the coding sequence ATGACCCTCGAGATCCCCGACGCCCTCAGTTTTTTCCGCCTGAGCTGCGGACGTTGGATGTCTCAACGCAGCCAGCATCACTTACTGCACCGCCGAGCTGAGGCCGGTGCATCCTTCATCGTTGTGGAGGAACTGTTCAAAGGCGATGAGCGGCTTGCGGACATCGCAACCCGTAACGGAGAAGATGTGAGCCGGATTGTCGGAGGCTGCTGGGTTCGCTGGAGCGGTTCCATGGCCTGGGATCGGGCCGGAGAATCCCATGAAGACCAAACCATGTTCGGACTGATCCCGAGCGATGACGCTGGTCGCCAAGGCTTGCTACTGCGCGATCGGGGCTATGCCGAAAAAGCACCCGTTGCTGGCCAATTCCGCATGGATGACGAAAACGGACTGATCCTGACAACGGACTACGAAATGATGAGTTCCTTGGAACGCTTTTGGTTTGCCGGGCCCAACCTTCGGCTGCGGACCAGCACCGTCCAAGGGCTATCGAACAACGCATCCTTCTGTATGGAGACTCGCCAACTGGACGATTCGCCGGCCAAAACCTCGAGAATTGCCGCTGCCGCGACCGAGCTCGCCCCATTTGGCTGGTAA
- a CDS encoding phycobilisome rod-core linker polypeptide, with translation MDVEARVAIPLLEYAPITQNSLRTGVPNIRVGSDEGPRAYSFEIADDRDNLDTVIESAYRQIYFHAFKSDRDANLESQLKDGQITVRDFIRGLLLSDTFKRSFYGFNSNYKVVRHLTERILGRKVNGKGEELSWSIVIATKGLVGLVDVLLDSQEYLDAFGYDTVPFQRNRVLPGRALGETPFNITSPRYDEYYRGILGFPQVVFMGGPGKKLPARAKIKRGGAPSDYLEWLKDLPLPNTRGNVSSTEMDYMAKVPFRSIGR, from the coding sequence GTGGATGTTGAAGCTCGAGTGGCCATTCCTCTTCTGGAGTACGCACCGATCACCCAGAACTCCTTGAGAACTGGCGTGCCGAACATTCGAGTCGGATCCGACGAAGGCCCCCGGGCCTACTCCTTCGAGATTGCCGATGACCGGGACAACCTGGACACGGTGATTGAAAGCGCCTACCGCCAGATTTATTTCCACGCGTTTAAATCCGATCGAGACGCCAACCTCGAGTCCCAGCTCAAAGACGGCCAAATCACGGTTCGTGACTTCATCCGTGGCCTGCTGCTCTCCGACACCTTTAAACGCAGCTTCTACGGATTCAACAGTAATTACAAAGTGGTTCGTCACCTGACGGAGCGGATCCTGGGCCGCAAGGTGAACGGCAAAGGCGAAGAGCTGTCTTGGTCCATCGTGATTGCAACCAAAGGCCTTGTTGGCCTGGTGGACGTTTTGTTGGACAGCCAGGAATACCTTGACGCCTTTGGATACGACACCGTTCCTTTCCAGCGCAACCGAGTTCTGCCGGGACGTGCCCTCGGTGAAACCCCCTTCAACATCACCAGCCCTCGCTACGACGAGTACTACCGCGGCATCCTCGGATTCCCACAGGTTGTGTTCATGGGAGGCCCCGGCAAAAAGCTCCCAGCGCGGGCCAAAATCAAACGTGGCGGAGCCCCAAGCGACTACCTGGAGTGGCTCAAGGATCTGCCCCTTCCGAACACCCGTGGCAACGTCAGCAGCACAGAAATGGATTACATGGCCAAAGTTCCTTTCCGCAGCATTGGCCGCTGA
- a CDS encoding DUF4912 domain-containing protein, producing MSPTISSLARLTLRQLRQIASDLGVPLYSRKSKETLVDEVAVRQEKRGGDLKAIEAELNAPAISTTETRVVFLPRDPQWAYVFWEISDSDRQRAQKEGANRLCLRLADVTGMQDGNAHPHTLQEVPVDSHSTEWYLPVPLCDRDYRVELGYRISNSWMSLAFSSIARVPALHPSEQILDQFVPFSLDASPAPAPAVAPMPPAPANDSSDSGLHERLYQSATVNFRRRRVGSEEFQEAFDDSSSSSRSGLNDSGIGLWASGRNESGVGGVASRQRSFWLVADAELIVYGATDPSARLTIGGEEVPLSADGTFRIQVPFRDGEQMYPIEATAADGEQKRNITLNFERQTPDDNSNPASEARAEWF from the coding sequence GTGTCCCCAACTATTTCATCACTGGCACGTCTGACCCTTCGTCAATTGCGTCAAATCGCCAGTGACTTAGGGGTACCGCTCTACAGCCGTAAAAGCAAAGAAACCCTCGTCGATGAGGTGGCGGTCCGCCAAGAAAAACGTGGCGGAGATCTCAAGGCGATCGAAGCCGAGCTGAATGCTCCCGCCATCTCCACCACCGAAACACGCGTAGTGTTTCTACCCCGTGATCCCCAATGGGCCTACGTGTTCTGGGAGATCTCCGATAGCGACCGACAGCGTGCACAGAAAGAAGGGGCTAACCGCCTGTGTTTGCGCCTAGCCGACGTGACTGGCATGCAAGACGGCAATGCCCACCCCCATACGCTTCAGGAAGTTCCCGTCGATAGCCACAGCACCGAGTGGTACCTCCCTGTACCTCTGTGCGACCGCGACTACCGAGTTGAGTTGGGATACCGCATCTCGAACAGTTGGATGTCCTTGGCTTTCTCATCAATTGCCCGGGTTCCTGCGCTCCACCCAAGCGAGCAAATTCTTGATCAGTTCGTGCCGTTCAGCCTGGACGCATCACCGGCTCCCGCTCCTGCTGTTGCTCCCATGCCACCAGCACCAGCGAACGACTCCAGCGATAGTGGCCTTCACGAGCGTCTCTACCAAAGCGCCACCGTTAACTTCCGTCGTCGTCGTGTCGGCTCAGAGGAATTCCAAGAAGCATTCGACGACTCCTCCTCATCCAGTCGTTCTGGCCTCAACGACTCCGGTATTGGCCTTTGGGCCAGCGGACGCAACGAGTCCGGCGTAGGCGGGGTCGCTTCACGTCAGCGTTCGTTCTGGCTGGTCGCCGATGCCGAGTTAATCGTCTATGGAGCGACTGACCCCTCAGCTCGACTCACCATTGGCGGCGAAGAAGTGCCCCTTTCAGCCGACGGAACCTTCCGCATTCAAGTTCCTTTCCGGGATGGCGAGCAGATGTACCCGATTGAAGCCACCGCTGCTGATGGCGAGCAGAAGCGCAACATCACTTTGAACTTCGAGCGTCAAACCCCTGACGACAACAGCAACCCCGCCAGCGAAGCTCGCGCCGAATGGTTCTAA
- a CDS encoding phosphatidylserine/phosphatidylglycerophosphate/cardiolipin synthase family protein, whose protein sequence is MISPDVLKLSQLLLGLAVLCGCSQRGMLIGAASIKQLNVPDAIAVGFNHHQHNRYQSPITGGWRDGDDIEQILVQAIELAQYEILLAVQELSTPTIADALIAAKRRGVTVQVILENNYSTPWTEQTPSQLKPHQRQRWYQLEQLADQNGDGITTSEEAQQGDAIGLLRGHRIPILDDTDDGSRGSGLMHHKFVVIDRMVVLTGSTNFTRSGMHGDANRIKTRGNVNHILRFKSHALAELFRQEFETMWGDGPGGKMDSRFGLQKESAGVRTAMVGATRVDVLFAPHRKRDLNHGLNWIEQQLDEAGKTIDMALFVFTAQQLADALQRRVNAGLQIRLIADPSFASRSFSEVLDLLGVALPDRNCKLEQDNQPFNKGLKGVGTPRLARGDKLHHKFAVIDNHKVITGSFNWSPSAAHTNDETLLVIHSPKLAAHFTREMDRLWDTAELGITPHIQRKLDRQRIRCGDGVERE, encoded by the coding sequence GTGATCTCTCCGGATGTGCTGAAACTCAGCCAGCTTCTTCTTGGATTGGCAGTCCTTTGTGGCTGCAGCCAACGCGGGATGTTGATTGGAGCGGCTTCCATCAAGCAGCTCAACGTTCCAGACGCAATCGCAGTTGGATTCAACCACCATCAGCACAATCGTTACCAGTCCCCGATCACGGGCGGGTGGCGCGATGGCGACGACATTGAGCAGATCTTGGTACAAGCCATTGAGCTTGCCCAATACGAAATTTTGCTCGCCGTTCAAGAGCTATCGACGCCAACGATTGCAGACGCACTCATCGCTGCCAAGCGTCGCGGGGTGACTGTTCAGGTGATTCTTGAAAACAACTACAGCACCCCCTGGACGGAACAAACACCAAGCCAACTCAAGCCCCATCAACGCCAACGCTGGTATCAGCTGGAGCAGCTAGCTGATCAAAACGGAGACGGAATAACAACTTCAGAGGAAGCCCAACAGGGTGATGCCATTGGGTTGCTGCGAGGGCATCGCATCCCAATCCTGGACGACACAGACGACGGCAGTCGCGGGAGCGGATTAATGCATCACAAATTTGTGGTGATTGATCGGATGGTGGTTCTCACCGGAAGTACCAATTTCACCCGTTCAGGCATGCACGGCGATGCCAACCGAATCAAAACACGCGGCAATGTGAATCACATCCTGCGATTCAAAAGCCATGCGTTGGCAGAACTGTTTCGGCAAGAATTTGAAACCATGTGGGGAGATGGACCGGGGGGAAAGATGGACAGCCGCTTTGGCCTCCAAAAAGAATCCGCTGGCGTCCGCACAGCGATGGTGGGTGCAACCCGCGTGGATGTGTTGTTTGCACCGCACCGAAAACGCGACCTCAACCATGGATTGAACTGGATCGAACAACAGTTGGACGAGGCTGGCAAAACCATCGACATGGCCTTGTTTGTGTTTACGGCACAACAACTCGCTGATGCACTTCAACGGAGGGTGAATGCTGGGCTGCAGATTCGGCTGATTGCCGATCCAAGCTTCGCGAGCCGTTCATTTTCAGAAGTGCTCGATCTTCTTGGCGTGGCTTTACCGGATCGCAACTGCAAACTTGAACAAGACAATCAACCCTTCAACAAAGGCCTCAAGGGCGTAGGAACCCCACGCCTCGCCCGGGGCGACAAGTTGCATCACAAGTTCGCCGTGATCGACAACCACAAAGTGATCACAGGATCCTTCAATTGGAGCCCCTCCGCTGCTCACACCAACGACGAGACCCTGCTGGTGATCCACTCACCGAAGCTTGCTGCGCATTTCACCCGTGAAATGGATCGCCTTTGGGACACCGCTGAACTGGGGATCACACCACACATCCAGCGCAAACTCGACCGTCAACGGATCCGCTGCGGGGATGGGGTGGAGAGGGAGTAA
- a CDS encoding serine/threonine protein kinase, with translation MKTVVGILTAGSLLLTAGCAELQELAEEYKAEQAAEEASRNRIRTLDLDQPVASLSVEAIAEEFDANSVMAENKYMNQPVELSGSIGSIDDSLFDEKNISITITGGEYSFSSVSCTKPRNAPEVRELRKGMRVAVRGVVTSEEMGVGLSRCKFWLVSEDRWIGDDQKKKEEKSQKQQTTKTQSLQRSFNNRQEESTDRNDNNELGQGKTRFDSSTTIDTAIYMTQEWVEAMSNNDTQRASKYMTGAAERMYDPAFFRQFERVNVSNLTVDSVSGSFINLNGIMTFVYPDGSVQKETRTFTIYSKDGSAVVTNTEFGKVVDPRN, from the coding sequence ATGAAAACTGTTGTTGGCATCCTCACCGCAGGCTCATTGCTGCTCACAGCAGGCTGTGCAGAACTTCAAGAACTTGCTGAGGAGTACAAGGCAGAGCAGGCAGCGGAAGAAGCAAGCAGAAATCGCATCAGAACTCTCGACTTGGATCAACCGGTCGCCAGCCTGAGCGTTGAAGCGATCGCAGAGGAATTCGATGCCAACTCCGTTATGGCAGAGAATAAATATATGAATCAACCAGTTGAGCTCAGTGGATCAATCGGGAGTATTGACGACTCACTATTTGACGAGAAAAATATCAGCATCACCATCACGGGTGGTGAATACAGCTTCTCTTCAGTGAGCTGCACAAAACCACGCAATGCACCCGAAGTCCGAGAACTTCGCAAAGGCATGAGGGTTGCCGTTCGCGGTGTTGTCACCTCAGAAGAAATGGGAGTGGGTCTGTCCCGTTGCAAGTTCTGGCTGGTCTCTGAGGATCGGTGGATCGGAGACGACCAGAAAAAAAAAGAAGAAAAGAGCCAAAAACAACAAACGACCAAGACTCAATCCCTACAGAGATCCTTCAATAATCGCCAAGAGGAATCTACGGATAGAAACGACAACAATGAACTCGGGCAAGGAAAGACACGCTTTGACTCGTCAACAACAATAGATACTGCAATCTATATGACTCAAGAATGGGTAGAAGCAATGTCTAACAACGATACTCAACGAGCATCTAAATATATGACCGGGGCTGCTGAACGAATGTATGATCCTGCATTCTTCAGGCAATTCGAACGGGTCAATGTTTCAAATCTGACTGTCGATAGCGTAAGTGGGTCTTTTATCAACCTTAATGGGATTATGACCTTTGTCTATCCAGATGGATCAGTTCAAAAAGAGACGAGGACCTTCACCATCTATTCCAAGGATGGATCAGCAGTCGTTACAAATACTGAGTTTGGCAAGGTTGTTGATCCTAGAAACTAA
- a CDS encoding alpha-D-glucose phosphate-specific phosphoglucomutase, producing MTSATPAEPTQREVHLDSPFTDQKPGTSGLRKSSKQFEQPNYLESFIEAALRTLPGTDGGTLVVGGDGRYGNVRAIDVILRMAAAHGLGKVIVTTGGILSTPAASHLIRSKNAIGGIILSASHNPGGPDGDFGVKVNGANGGPTPASYTDAVFECTKTLSHYSIVDAMPISLEGPGQYSIGAMSVEVIDGVDDFVALMQQLFDFDEIKGLLRNNFPLAFDAMHAVTGPYATRILEGLLGAPAGSVRNGVPLEDFGKGHPDPNLTYAHDLAELLLQGDGYRFGAACDGDGDRNMILGHHCFVNPSDSLAVLTANATLAPAYAKGLAGVARSMPTSAAVDVVAKDLGINCYETPTGWKFFGNLLDAGQITLCGEESFGTGSDHVREKDGLWAVLFWLQILAKRQCSVAEIMADHWKRFGRHYYSRHDYEAVDSTAAHGLYDRLEAMLPSLKGQPFAGGTIRDADNFSYTDPIDNSVTTGQGLRILLEDGSRVVIRLSGTGTKGATIRVYLESYVANNGDLNQDPQVALGEMIRAINALAEIEERTGMKQPTVIT from the coding sequence ATGACCAGCGCAACCCCTGCGGAACCGACCCAACGTGAGGTTCATCTCGACAGCCCATTCACCGATCAAAAACCCGGCACCTCTGGCTTGCGCAAAAGCAGCAAGCAGTTTGAACAGCCGAACTACCTCGAAAGCTTCATCGAAGCCGCACTCCGCACACTTCCAGGTACTGATGGGGGCACCTTGGTGGTGGGTGGCGACGGTCGTTACGGCAACGTTCGTGCCATCGACGTGATCCTGCGCATGGCAGCCGCCCATGGGCTGGGAAAAGTAATCGTCACCACGGGCGGGATCCTCTCCACACCGGCGGCATCCCATCTGATCCGTAGCAAAAACGCCATCGGCGGAATCATCCTGTCCGCCAGCCACAATCCAGGCGGCCCCGATGGCGACTTTGGCGTGAAGGTGAACGGTGCCAATGGGGGCCCAACCCCAGCGTCGTACACGGATGCTGTTTTTGAGTGCACCAAAACCCTCAGCCACTATTCCATCGTCGACGCAATGCCGATTTCACTGGAGGGGCCTGGCCAGTACTCGATCGGTGCCATGTCGGTGGAGGTGATCGACGGCGTGGATGACTTCGTGGCGCTGATGCAGCAGTTATTCGATTTCGATGAGATCAAGGGGTTGCTTCGCAACAACTTCCCGCTCGCCTTCGATGCCATGCACGCGGTGACGGGTCCCTACGCGACGCGCATCTTGGAAGGTTTGTTGGGTGCACCTGCCGGCAGCGTCCGCAACGGCGTGCCCCTGGAGGATTTTGGCAAGGGTCATCCCGATCCAAACCTCACCTACGCCCACGACCTGGCAGAGCTCCTACTCCAAGGCGATGGCTATCGCTTTGGCGCAGCCTGTGACGGCGATGGCGATCGCAACATGATCCTGGGGCACCACTGTTTTGTGAATCCCAGTGACAGCCTGGCTGTTCTCACGGCCAATGCCACCTTGGCACCGGCCTATGCGAAAGGATTAGCCGGCGTAGCTCGCTCGATGCCCACGAGCGCTGCCGTGGATGTGGTGGCGAAGGACTTGGGCATCAACTGCTACGAGACACCAACCGGTTGGAAGTTCTTCGGGAATTTGCTCGATGCCGGACAGATCACCCTCTGCGGCGAAGAAAGTTTCGGCACAGGAAGCGACCATGTGCGGGAGAAAGATGGGCTTTGGGCCGTTTTGTTCTGGCTGCAAATCCTGGCCAAACGGCAGTGCAGCGTCGCCGAGATCATGGCGGATCACTGGAAACGCTTTGGGCGTCACTACTACTCACGTCATGACTATGAAGCCGTGGACAGCACCGCCGCCCACGGGCTCTATGACCGGCTCGAGGCCATGCTGCCAAGTCTGAAGGGGCAACCCTTCGCTGGAGGAACCATCCGGGATGCTGACAACTTCAGCTACACCGATCCGATCGATAACTCAGTCACCACGGGCCAAGGCCTAAGGATTCTTTTGGAAGATGGCAGTCGCGTTGTGATTCGCCTCTCAGGCACCGGCACCAAGGGGGCGACGATTCGGGTCTATCTGGAGAGCTATGTAGCCAACAACGGTGACCTCAACCAAGACCCCCAGGTGGCCCTGGGCGAGATGATTCGTGCCATCAATGCTCTTGCGGAAATCGAGGAGCGCACTGGGATGAAGCAACCCACCGTGATTACTTGA